Below is a genomic region from Paraburkholderia phenazinium.
AGGCGGGCAAGATCTCGCTGCATGAATTCATGTCTGCGGAAGCCGGCATGTCACGCTCGGCGGGCACCTGCAATACGATGGGCACGGCATCGACGATGGCGTGCATGGCCGAAGCGCTTGGTGTAACGTTGCCGCACAACGCTGCGATTCCTGCCGTGGATGCGCGCCGCTACGTGCTCGCCCATATGTCGGGCATGCGTATCGTGGAGATGGCGCTTGAAGACCTGCGTCTGTCGAAACTGCTAACGCGCGAAGCGTTTGAGAACGCGATTCGAGTGAACGCGGCGATCGGCGGCTCGACCAATGCGGCGATCCATCTGAAGGCGATTGCCGGGCGTATCGGTGTGAACCTCGAACTCGACGACTGGACCCGCATGGGCCGCGGCACGCCGACGCTCGTCGATCTGCAGCCATCGGGTCGCTTCCTGATGGAGGAGTTCTATTACGCAGGCGGCCTGCCCGCGGTCATACGGCGCCTCGGCGAGGCGAACCTGCTGCCGCATCCCACCGCGCTAACCGCCAACGGCAAGACCTTGTGGGACAACTGCAAAGACGCGCCGCTCTATAACGACGAAGTGATCCGTCCGCTGGACAAACCTCTCGTCGCCGACGGCGGACTCTGCGTGCTACGCGGCAATCTCGCGCCGAACGGCGCGGTGCTGAAGCCGTCCGCCGCTACGCCGGCCCTGCTCAAGCATCGCGGCCGCGCCGTTGTGTTCGAAAATTTCGAAGACTACAAGGCACGCATCGGCGATCCCGATCTCGATGTGACCGCAGACTCCGTGCTCGTGATGAAGAATTGCGGGCCGAAGGGTTATCCGGGCATGGCCGAAGTGGGCAACATGGGCTTGCCGCCAAAGCTGCTCGCGCAAGGCGTCACGGACATGGTACGTCTGTCCGATGCCCGCATGAGCGGGACGGCCTACGGCACGGTGGTGTTGCACGTGGCGCCCGAGGCGCGCGCTGGCGGTCCACTCGCCGTGGTGCGAGACGGCGACTGGATCGAAATGGACTGTCACGGCGGCCTTCTACACCTGGATGTGAGCGACGCAGAACTGGCGGCGCGCCTCGACGAATGGAAGCAGGCCAAACAACCGGTCTCCGCCGATGCAAGTGGCTACCGGAACCTGTACGTCGAACACGTATTGCAGGCGGACCAGGGATGCGACTTCGACTTCCTGGTGGGATGCCGGGGTGCGGAAGTGCCG
It encodes:
- a CDS encoding IlvD/Edd family dehydratase gives rise to the protein MTEAKRTLRSAQWFGTADKNGFMYRSWMKNQGIPDHEFQGKPIIGICNTWSELTPCNAHFRKLAEHVKLGVFEAGGFPVEFPVFSNGESNLRPTAMFTRNLASMDVEESIRGNPIDAVVLLVGCDKTTPALLMGASSCDVPAIAVTGGPMLNGKHHGRDIGSGTVVWQLSEQVKAGKISLHEFMSAEAGMSRSAGTCNTMGTASTMACMAEALGVTLPHNAAIPAVDARRYVLAHMSGMRIVEMALEDLRLSKLLTREAFENAIRVNAAIGGSTNAAIHLKAIAGRIGVNLELDDWTRMGRGTPTLVDLQPSGRFLMEEFYYAGGLPAVIRRLGEANLLPHPTALTANGKTLWDNCKDAPLYNDEVIRPLDKPLVADGGLCVLRGNLAPNGAVLKPSAATPALLKHRGRAVVFENFEDYKARIGDPDLDVTADSVLVMKNCGPKGYPGMAEVGNMGLPPKLLAQGVTDMVRLSDARMSGTAYGTVVLHVAPEARAGGPLAVVRDGDWIEMDCHGGLLHLDVSDAELAARLDEWKQAKQPVSADASGYRNLYVEHVLQADQGCDFDFLVGCRGAEVPRHSH